GCAATGACGACGTAATGCCATTTTTAGAGCAAGAGGTTCAGGACATAATGGGACCTGGCGGCATTGCAGATCGGCTAGGAATACCACTTCCTCACGGGCAGGTTAACTTCGCTCCGTCTGACGTTTTGACCTCGATGGCGGCTGTAGGGCGCCATCCGATAGGACACTCTCATGATGGTTACGGAATTGTTTCGGGGTCAGCCGGCGCCGGCGGCGTACTAGAGTTTGTAACTCCCGCCTGCACCACCTGCCGTTCCTACTATCAGGACTCCACCAATCCAATGGAGCAAGTTGCGATTCTTCATCATGTTGTTGGGCATAATCACTTCGCTGCAAGAAACCCGAGGGCTAGACAGCGAAATTCTGATCCAATGGAAGCCGCTCTCAGGTTACACAACGCAGTTGCCGCTGCGAGAGCTGAGGTTGGAGACGACGAACCAGAAGTGTTTTATCGCTTTCTGCAGTCGACCTATTCTCTGCAACCTTTTAATGGAGCACTTTTCCGATCGCCAGAGTATTTTGCAAACTCCAAGTTTCACCAGCCGGGTCACTCTCTGGTCGAGTTTGGGGGCGCGCTAGATCAAAACTCCCTCCAAGCACTCGTGGCGGCCATTCCTGCGTCAGCCCCAGAATGGAAGAAGAAGATTGCAAAGGAATTTGAAGAGGTTTACCGAAGTTATGGCTACTACTCGCCGTTCAAAATCATGAACGAGGGTTGGGCTACAATTTTAATGGAAATATTGCCTACACATTCAAAGTGGGCCAACAATGATGAATACCAGTTTAGGCTTGCTCATCTCATGACCGGCGTCGCCTATCCGGGCTTGTCGAACCCCTACTGGCTTGGGCGAGAAGCGTGGCGAAGACTTCGAGCACGATTTAATGAAAAACCTGAAATTAAAAATCTTAGCCCTTTTGAAAGGGACAAGAAGTTTATCAGCTACGCTGACGAGTTGATTAGAACAACGGCTAATGATTACGATTTCCTGCGACTAGCCCTTGATGAAAGTTTTGTACTTGAACATGGGCTGTACATCCAGAGAAAACTTGAAATGGATGAAGTAGACTGGAGCCTGCCAGGTGATGACAACCTCCCTTGGCCGTACGCTCAATATGAAGTTGACAGTACCAACCCCCAAGAAGTTATTCGTTTCATCGCCGATTTGGTCGCCGACAAGGAAAAGTCCGCCCCTCCTGTCGGTATCGTTAGTTTTAAGGGAGCAGGAGATAGCTCACTCCAGTTTCGCTCAGCTTCTTTTAAAAAGGTGCCTATTAATAGATCGGAACTCGGGCAAGCACTCTATGTATTTAGCCAGATTATCGAGCGACCTATATCATTTGACGGTTGGTTTATTTTAAAAGGAGTTGATTCGGCTTCGCAGGATAAATCTCTGCCATCTCCGCCATGGTACAGACCTACTGCTGCTAAGATGGAAATGCTTCCACTTCGTGTTAAGGTCTCACCAGAAGGAAAAGTAGATATTAGAGTTCTAAGATATGGTGCGGAAGATTCCGCTCAACCCATGTCTATAGACTGGAGCACTGTAGAGATCGATAATGGCGAGTTGGCGTCTTGGATTCAAAGTGAAATTGAGAAACTTAAGGGATCTTTAGAAGGTCGGATTCAGTATTTTCACGATCATACCGGCCTTACCGTAAGTCGCGCGGGACGTGAATCCTTTAGTAACAGATTTCGAGAGCTTGTTACCACTATCACGAACGGACAGCTTAATGAATTTCGTAGTCAGGTAATCCATCAGACTCCTCACCTACCAGAAGCTTTGCTCCGCTATGCAGACATGCTCAGAAGAATCTTGCCAGAAAGAATGCGTGCTTTCGCTCAGGGCAAGCTTCGTTCTAAAATTGGGCGAAATGGCACGAAGATTTCCGTCTTCCCGCCTATTCCTCACATTGATTGGGACTGGAAGGGTTTAGAGGCTTTTGAAAAGTGGCAAAAAGAACAAGCTGACGACAAACGCCATGGCTACTACTTAGTTCAAAATAATGCAGGACTTGCGAATACGCTCGCGTCGATCGCAAAAGAAGGCGTTTACGAAGTCAATGGACCGTTCGACCATTTGCGTTTTCAAGAACTGGCAGATGATAGGCAAGGAAATGACGATCCAAATCAACAGATGAAGACCTCGAGTCTTGCACCAGTTCCTAGCGCTGACTCCTCTTTGTTTGTACCTTCAAATGTTTTAGCTAAAGAATACGCCAAAAGAGTTTGGGCGCCTACGCAGAAAGGTACTTCCGTTTCGAATTCACAAACGGGGCTATCGTGGGATTCAAAAAGTAAAAAAGCCTTTACTGATGTACCTAAGGAGTTGCTTTTAGCTGCTGGGGACCGAAAAATCGGTTCAGACCCTAGAAAGAAGCGGAAGGGCGATCGATACTGGGGCCCAGATGACTCCCAAGAAAAAGGGGATGGCGACGGCGAAGAAGATGGTGAAGGAGACAGTGAAGAAAGTGACGACGGCGAAGGAAAAGAACCCAATCCTGGAGTACCTGGTGAGGACGGTTTTATAGAGATTCCTGATGATGCGTTCGCCACAATCTTAACTGAGCTTTTTGAACTTCCAAACACGCGGCCAAAAGCAGCTGGCGATAAAAAGCGAGAAGATGTGAGAGCTGGCGAAATGCACCAGGTTAGCGGTGAAGTCCTTTGGGATTCTATGGCTGACCGAATTATCTCCTTAGGTAAAGCTTCCTTACAAAGACAGGGCGCTGTAAAGCCCACGGCGAGAGAATGCTATGAGGAAGGCGTGAAATTTCTTACTGACACAGATTTTATTGTGCGAGGTAGAGAGGTAAGGCCTTCCCCTGAAATTCAAGCCGTCTTAGTTTTTGTTATTGATATGAGCGGAAGCATGAGCGGGGAACCCTACCGGATTTTGAGAAAAGTCCTCAGAAATATGCGACTCCTCTTGAAAAAGAAATATAAAAAGATCGATATTCGAATTGTAGGTTTTAGTGGCGAAGCAAAAGAATTCAAAGAGGAAAACTGGCACAAATTTTTTATCGGTGGCAGCACTGATTACGTGCAAGGCCTATCACTTGCTGAAAAAATACTTTCAACGTACTCAGCAAGTTCGTACGACAAGTATGTGGTCATCGGCGGGGACGGGCAGGATGTAAATCCTCAGGGAACAATTAACTTCACTAAAAAATGGGCACCAATGCTTCAATACCTTTCATTCATACTTACAGATGTTTACGGTATTGGAGTTGATGGACTGCCAATTGCTTCCTTCTACGCTCAGCAATCCAAGTCTGATCCTTACTTTGGATTTTCTTATGTTTCGGATGCCCTTGGCTCCGAGGCCAAGGTCATGAATGATCTGTTTGGCAAGAATAAGAAAAAGTAAAAGCAAAAGTATTTATATAGAGGTAAATGTTGGTTCCGCTCGTCGCAGGTGGATCCGTACTTGCCTCCTTTTGGACACACGCGGGCTTTGGAAGCAATTCGCTTGAGGAGTTGAGCCTTTCCAATAAGAAATTCTAATGGAAAATAGAGGGTTTTGATTGGCACTTATAGATATTTTTCACAACCTTTTTCATTCAATTGCCATTTACTCGCAGTGTGAAAGGATTCAGCCCAAAGTATTCCTCTTTCAAAAAAAGCGTTTAATGCAATGTCTGAGGGTTAGGACAAATTCAGTCGTAAAGAAGGAGCATTCATGACAATCAATTTGAAAACGTTTTTCCAAAGCTACTTAGGTCATTCTTCATCAACTACTGGAATGGTTTTATTTCAGGTAGCTGGGGTGCTCGTACTTTTACTTAATGTACTTTTCTGTTCGATTACAGCATTTGCGAGTAACCGGTCGGAGTTAGATTACTGTGAAAACCTCGTTCAGGCCCCCAGTAAAGTAGACCCAACTCCTGCTATTCTCCAGCCTACAACTACAAGGCTTGAAATCCCGGAGGACTCTGAAAACTTAAGAAGGCAAAGCCAAATTGCGAAGTCCAAGTTAGTTGGAAGAGACGCCTTACTGCAAGATTTGCTTAAGACCATCGAAGCAAAAGCGGCGTTTTCGAGTAAAACCGACGCCCCTATTCTATCAATTATGGCAGTTGGTCCTACCGGAACCGGAAAGAGCCAGCTAGCAAAGGCGCTTGCGGCAGCTCTACATGGGGATGAAGGCAAAGTCCTTAGAATAAACATGGGTGAAGCAATCGGCGACTACAGCCTGGGGGGGGCGCCGCCGGGACTTGCTGGAGCGGACACTCCACCGATGCTTAGCAACAGTCAACTGAGTTCTGTAACTAGTGAAAAGAGTGAAGTATCAATTGTTTTAGTCGACGAAATCGAAAAATCCAAAGCATCTCATTTGGGTGCGAAAGATTTGTTAGATATATTTTTATCGGTGCTTGAGGGGCACTTCACTACCGGTAAAAACCAAACCGTGGATCTCGGTAAGACCGTATTTATTTTTGCGTCAAACACCGGCACTGCGCAAATTGCCAAGCGAAAAACCTCGATTGGTTTTGTTAAAGATATCGAAGAAGTCAGCGTAGTATCAGAAGCATCAAGTATTCGAGGTGACGCAAATGGGAGTAGTTTTTTGGCTCTTTATAAAAGTTCTGTTGAAGCATCTTTTAAACCAGAGTTTTTGAATAGAATTGACCACCTAGTTTTATTCCCCCCACTAACAAGTCAAGAACTTGCTAAAATAGCTGAAATCACTTTTGAATCCTCAAAGAACAACTTTCTGGATAATCTTCCGCCAACAATTTTTTCTGTCGATTATGAAGTGTATGAATGGATTTCTGAACAAGCAATAGAGCCGGAGAAATACAACGGAAGAGCCGTGAAGCGAGCAACTGATGTGCACTTGATTAGTCCGTTGCGTCAGATTTTGTTACCGTTTGCGATTAAAAATTCAAATCGCTTACCTATTGGCGACAACTACATTGAAATACACGTGAAATTGAGTCATCAGAGAAACGGCATTGAGTTTTTTAGAAATGTATACGGGCCTGCAGTCCACCCTAACCGCAAGTAAGACATGTAGCAAATTGGCGAAGTCTATTAAAATTCTCTAGCGGTACTTGCAGATGCCAAGCAATTTCTCGACGTCGTTGCAAAAGTAGACTTGGCATCTTGGATCGCTGACTTGGCCATTCCATTCGAAGTAGGCTCTTTTGTTTCCTAAGTTTGGATCGTCTACGTATTTCATTTGTGCTTTGGTACAAGTTCCAAAATACGTACACGAAATCACTGACCCCGGAGGCAAGCTGCGAGACTAGGTCTTGCAGCTTCAGAATAAAGGGGACAGGCTCAGTTGCACGTTCTTTTGTAAACACAGTTGACGCGCCACTTGTGATTGTTCGGGTACCTGCAAAACCATGGACCACTTCCAAGGTCTTTCCACCAAGTCCCGTCCCATCCAAAGCGGTTTGAGTTTCCGCCTTGGAAGCATGTGCCAGGAGCTTGATTGAAGTTTGGAGCCGAATCAGAAGGCGAATGCTGAACCCTGTTCTCAAAGCAAGTCAGCGGCGTTCCCATCGGAAGTGGACTGTTCTTTAAGTACGAGAACATTCCAGAAGTCCAAGAGCTCTTTGTGCAATCATCATTCAGATCACCATATGTAGCGTGATAAAACTCCGCTCGTGCGAAGCTCCAGGACGACGAAGTATCAAGTGGAGGAAGACAATTTAACGTCTCCCCTGGACTCACCTCAACACGTCGACAAGAGTTGCTTCCGCTTCCTCCCGTTACGCATTCCTGCCCAATAACGATGCCGGAACACGAGTGGTTTGCAGGCTCTGCATCGCAAGACCCAATTGTTGATATTTGGTTTCCTGGTATTTGAAAACCCGTAGGTGTCGAAGTGCCATTGTCACAGCGGTACTGAACCAAGTTCTGATAGATTCCGTAGAGGACCCCGCCGTAAGGACAACTCAAAGGCTGCTTTCTAGTGCCCTCAACTTCGTACCACGTTGTTAAATGCTTACGACTTCCACAATCTTTAGGAGGTGGTGGATTGCACGCTCCTTCGTACCCAATGAAACTGCCTTGGCTGGTTCCACTCGTTGCGCTCTGCCCATTGTTACAACTGTATTGAGTCAGAGACTCGTAAAGTTTAAATTTATTGCCACCATGCGCGCAGACTTCAGGTACTTTAATTGGCGCGCCTTCAATTTGCGTCCAACTGGAACCATGTGAATTATTGCCGCAAGTTTTTGGGGCGCACGACCCTTCAGTACCTTGTGACTCTCCTTTTCGCGGATCGACTTGTGGCTTTGGTCGGATGGTTCCATCAAAGCACTGATAAAGAATCTCTCGCGCGTAGATATCAAAGTAGCTGGCGCTAGAATCATATTCGCAAACTTTTGGTTCTTTTGTTGTTCCTTCAACGATGTACCACTCATCAAGATGCTTTCTGGCATCACCGCAATCTCTTGCCGGCGGTGGACACTCCCCTGTTCGCGACACCAGATCTCCCGGGCGAGAGTTCCCAGTAAGACTGCTTGAACCATCGTCACACCTATATTCCACCTGTTTCTTAAATAGTTCAGTGATTGTGCTTTCGCTGTTTGTACAATTGATGACATCTTCGGTTCTCTCTTCCGAATCTTGCCACCACGTACTGCCATGCGGATGATTGCCGCAAGAAGCCGGCGGCGGCGGATTGCACGCCCCTGTTTCACCAATTTTATTGCCCTTCAAAACTTCTGTCGTCATCTGAGTGTTGAAGCAAGTATCTTTAATAATTCTCTCAAACAAAAAGACCAAATTACCACCGTGCTGACAGCTTTGCGGCACTTCTAAAACTCCGTCCGCTTTGCTTCGTGAAGTATCGTGCTCCATATCTGCACAGTTCGTCGTTGGAGCCGAGTTGCAGGACCCCGTCGTAACTCCTGGCTCAACGAGCTCAGGCTCTCCGATTTGAGAAATTGTGCCATTGTCACAAGTCTTCTGGACGCTTGTTTGATGGGTGGTTACAAGACTCCCGCCGTAAAGACATTCGCCAACAGCGATAGCCGGATCACCTGACTCCTGCCAAATTTCTCCATGAGCTCGATCACCGCAACCCACCGGAGGCGGAGTTCCGCAGGAGCCCTCCTGACGTATGGGGCCCACCCTTTGAGTATTACCTGTGGGTTCAATGATTCCTTGATCGCAGCGGTACTCAGTTTTGTCGGTATAAACATTCATCAAGTTGCCCGGATACAAACAAATCGCAGGCTCTTTGACCTCGGCATCAACTGTCCACACCGAGCCATTACTCTGACTGCCACAATTGGTCGTGGGCTCCGTGTTGCATGCGCCTTGCCTACCAATTTCTTCTTCGCGAGCAGGCGTTTGTGTTCGGCCAGTCGTACCGGAGTTACACGCGTACTCCAACCATATACGATAATGTATTTGAAGGTTTCCACCATTGGTTCCGCAATCGCCCGCCCGCCACTCCTCCCGGGTCGCCTCTTCAAAGACGTCTCCGTGTGCAATATCGCCGCAAGGCAGGTTCGGAGGGCCGACTATTCCGCCCGGCTCAATGCCATCGCCAAAATTTTTTTGAGGCGCTGTATTCTCCAGAACACGAAACTCCGCCGGGGCGCAGTTTTTATAGGTGACGCTAATGCCCGTAAGCAAGGAAATGACTAAAAACCATCGAGTGAATCCAGAACCCAACATGGAAGCCTCCACATCAATGTATCGGAATAGGAATGCCCCATCTTGAGATAAAACTGGCAGCACCGATTCGGGGTTACAACTCAAGCGCCAAGGTTGCGGGTTTCTCACTTTGAGACGGTGCATTCTGACTTCACAGCCATAGGCCGGCCTCCTATGGTCTAGCTCCGGACGAATTCATGGGTTTCAATCTTAAGGGGGGTAGATGATTTTATCTGATGAAGAGATTGCGCGGAATATACAGAAAGGCTCTATCGTCATTGAGCCCTTTGACCCCAGGTGTTTGGGTTCAAATTCGTACGACGTGCACCTGGGTGAAACGCTCGCCCTTTATAAAGAGAAAATACTCGATTCGAAGAAAGCAAATTCTCTGGAGTACTTTAAGATTCCAGCAGTTGGGTTTGTACTTGAGCCCAATCAACTCTATTTGGGTGTCACTCAAGAGTACACAGAGACCCTTGAGCACGTTCCCTTTTTAGAGGGTAAAAGCAGCGCGGGTAGACTCGGTATCGATATTCACGCCACAGCGGGTAAGGGCGATGTCGGTTTTAAAAACTATTGGACACTTGAAATTTCCGTCAAGCTTCCTGTACGAATTTATGCAGGTATGCCGATCGGTCAGTTGATTTACTTTGAGATCAAAGGCGACGTAAACGTAAAGTACGACTCTAAGCCTTCAGCAAAGTACAACGAAAGGGCTTCCCTACCTGTAGCTTCTCAAATGTGGAAGAACTTTTAGTTCACTGAATTGTGGCCGCTAAAAACATTTCAACAAGAAGGTTCTCAAATATTTTTAATAAAGGACACAGGCGTAAGCCACGCCAACCTGGAGACAACCGCTAAAGCTATCGATCTGATGATTGAGTTATTCTAGGGCCCGCTGCCGCGCTCATTAGATCGCGATATTGAGGCGTGGCAAGCTCGAGAAGGGTCTTCACCATATTCACTTCGTTGTTCGAAACAGGGTCAATCTTTCTAAGTTCTTCGCTCAAAAACTTGACCACATCTGCAAAAATCAGAACATCTTGGTCGGTAACTGAAGCTCTCAATCCACTTTCTTTAAGAGGAGCAAACTCGCTCAACACGTCCTGCTCCCAGTTCGGCGAAGTTTCTGCAATTCGCACCTGCTTCGCATATTGGTAATCTTTCAAAAATTCTGAGTTGAGCGCTCTCATTAGTTTTTCAAGTTGCGTGACTGTTTGGATGAGAGATTTTTGCAAAGGCGTGTGTACAGCGATCGGGCCACCTTCAAAACTCGATGAACCGAAAACAATCTTAGAAACGTCTTGTTCGACTTCAACAGAAATCTTACTGGCACTCGCTTGATTTCCTGTGTTACTCAGACTTTGTTGAACAGATGGAGGCGAAGAACTCTGAATCTGAGCTATTGCTTCTTCAACATGACGCTTAAACTCCGATCCCACAGTCTCGAACTTATTATCCTGCGGCTTCTGATAAAGAGCCGTTACCCAGCGCCTCGTGTTTTGGCGTAGCTGATTACCCACGGCCGCTACATAGACAGCGGTGGCTTCTGCTTTTTGGCCAAATACATTCAGTGCATATGCCTCCATGCCTTGAAATCGAATTCTGAGGCCCTCTGGTATGTCGAGCAAGTTCAATGCTTGGTACTGATTTTCGATCGACCGAACGTAGCTAACTTTCTCAAGAGAACCACCAGCTAAAGTCACTCGGGTTGGGCCTAGATCTCTCTTTGCTTTATAGTAGCCGAGTGTCGCTTTCGAGGCAATAGAGAGCTTAATGAGTGGCTTCGAAACCTCTGCGCTTCTACTATTGTTGCCGCCGGTATTCACTTCGAGCTCACCTTCTTCTGACTTCGACGACTGCGAAGCTGCTGGACTCTGTGTTTCTTCAGATTCTGTCAGCATGTATATAAGAGAATACTTGAGATTTAAACGGTGACCTCGCGTACCTGTTTGACTCCCGGTCTCGTTGCCTACTTGGCCTTCTCGATTGGTCGAAACATTCGAAGCGTCTGCACGACCGCTCTCGGTATCAAGCGCAACTGATTCTAATACGATATCTAGCAGTACTGCCTTGCCTTCGAGATGCAACTGCTCTTCTAAAACTGTAGAGTAAAAGACCTCGATAGCCTCAAGAGCCAAAGGTTCGATATTAGGTGCGACTTCTGGTCCAAGACTTTTTGGGACAGACGAATCTATTGCTGAAGAATTTCCGCGAAACGCGCTAGCCGCTGGAGATATCCAGTAAAAGAGCTCACAGCTTTTTTCATTGAACACTTGTTCGGCAAAAGAATTTACGCTCGAACACGTCAAAAATATCAAAAACAAATACTTCATAAACAGGCTCCACTTTTATTGGCGAGTTCAAATCCTTGAGAAACAAGGTGTTTCCCCTGAGAAGTGCGGAACTGAGCTTCGCAGAATTTTACCACAGGCCAACCTTGTTCCTCGAGATAAAACAAGATGTCCATAAATATCATGTAATCTTTTGTCAGAAGGCCAAAAAACCAACACTCCTCTTATTTAGAGTTACAGAACACCTCAATCAGTAAAGGCCTGAGCTCATCTCCCAAACTTGCGGTGGATGTCTTTAACTATTTCCCATTCGTGAGACGTCATTCCAAATGCCTTTCTTGGATTGCGGCCCATCTGAATATAAACCTCTTCTTTATCGATTTCTGCCATTAGTGCGGAGGCGTACTTTACTTTCTGAAGCGAACGGATTTCATCGCCCTTTAGGTCTTGCGTCCAAATCACGGAGTGACTCACTTCTAACAGCGGAAGCATTCTTACATACTCAGATAGAGCGCCATCTCTATAGTAGACTTTGTAGTTTACCTGAAACGAGCCTTGGATAGTTAGAGGTAAGACGCCGTCTATTCTAATGTCGAGCACTCGAAATCGTGTTTTTTGGGCGAGCTCTTTGATAGCGTTCTTATAGAGCCACCCGTGAAAAGCCTCTAAGTGAAAGTCGGCTGGAGTTGCAAATGGCGATCGCCACATAAAGCTCGAAAGACTCGAAAACAATTGGCAGGCACTAGCTGCTTGACGAGGCATTGGCGAGTCCTGATCCACGGAGGCCCGCGCCTCAAAACCGAGTGTAAGGAAAACAAACATAAGAAAGAGATAATTTAGCCGCTGTGTAGGACTTTTTATTCGACCGGTTAAATTCATCGGCGAAAATCTAACTCAACTCTTTTCGATCTGGCACAATACGTGAATTAATTACAGAGTAACGAGGAGGTGTTGCCAATGAAAAACGTCATCTTAAATAGGATGGCCATGGGGGCCTTAGTAGCGACGATTTTTGTCGCCTGTGGAAAGAATGAAGACAATAACGGCGCTGGTGCCCCGGCTGCTCCCCAGATCGCGCAGTGTCCGGGACAAGTGCTCACAGATATTGGTTGCTTGAACCAAGACATGGCCTGTGTTGCTGAGAACCCCAATATGCCAGGTGCTATTTTTGGTAGAAACCCTGCCGATAACCGATGCTATCCTCAGGCGGGATATCGCCCACCGCAAGCAGCTCCAGGTAGCTCTCTCAGGGGCTTTGTAGACAGTATATCCAATCAAAAAGTTTATCAGGACATGCTATATGAAACTAGCCAAGGCAATCTATGTACGAACAATTCATCATTTTGGAATTGGGGATTTGGTGGCTACAGTTGTGACTCTTGGGACAATCGCGCCGAATTTACACTAACGGGCAACAACATAACGAGTCCAAACCAGCAAGAGTTACTGGATGTAACTTGGATGGCGATCCCTGATCATTTGGGAAATGGCAACCAAAACACCTTTATGCCGATGGGCGGATTTTTCTCGATACCATTTCAAATGATCTATTTTATGCTCTCGGACGGTGGGTTTGCACTTCAACAACAAACAGCGACCGTGGTATCAGTGCCCGTTCTGCGTATAGAAAGTGGCAGTGGTCAACCCCTTGGCTCCGCAGCTACGAACCCCATAAGCGTTAATGTATTTTATAAAAATCAACTTTTTGGACGTGGAACGCTGGGTATTGCAAACGGCTATGTTGTACAGCCTCACTGGTAATTCAGAGTCTAGAGCGGCTTGGGCGCCACTTTTTTGTAATTCTTTCAAAAAATAGTGTTGACGGGCATTTACAGCCGAGTTTCAATTCTCTTTAAGAAGGCAACAATTGGTTCATTAGAAGACACAACATAGGAGAGAACATGAACAAAGCAGAACTCATCGAGAAAATCGCAACAGAAACCAAGTCAACAAAAGCCCATGTCGAAAGAATGCTTGATTGCACTATCGACATCGTTCGCAAGTCAGTAAAAAAAGGTGACGAAGTGAAGTTGGTTGGATTTGGAACTTTCTCTAAAGCTAAGAGAAAAGCAAGAACTGGCCGCAATCCACAAACTGGAAAAGCTATTAAGATTCCAGCTACTTGGTACCCAAAGTTTCGCCCAGGTGCTGAATTTAAAAATCTTGTAAAGTAAGTATTAATTAGAGACGCCTTCAATATAAGGCTGGCATTACTGCCAGCCTTTTTTTATGCTCCCCTACGTATGACAAATCAAGCTAGCAGTTCAATCCAAACATTCGACCCCAATAATTTAAAGAAGATCGGCATTTTTACCAGTGGCGGCGATGCTCCTGGTATGAATGCTGCCTTACGCTCAGCCGTTAGGTCAGCAATCCATCGAGGCCTTCAAGTGGATGGAATCCTTCAAGGCTACAATGGAATGATTAAGGAAGAGTTTGAGCCGCTGAACTTAAGATCTATGGCCAATATTATTCAGCGTGGTGGAACCATTCTGAGAACAGGACGCAGTCAGGAGTTTCTAAAGCCTGAAGTACGAGCTGCAGCCGTGCAGGGCCTTAAGAAACGAAAGATCGATGCACTTGTGTGTATTGGCGGAGACGGCTCCTTTCGAGGTGCTCATGCGCTTTGGAACGAGCACAGTATGCCGGTCGTAGGAATTCCCGGCACAATCGACAACGATATTTTTGGAACAGACCTTACGGTTGGCTTTGATACGGCTGTTAACACGGCGCTGGATGCGATTGACCGAATTCGAGATACGGCGGCAAGCCACGATCGACTCTTCATAGTTGAAGTCATGGGCCGTGACTCTGGGTTTATAGCGGTAGAAGTCGGTATCGCCGGCGGGGCGGAGGAGGTTTTTGTTCCTGAAACGGAGTGCGATCTAGATAAGACGATACTGCGCCTCAAGCAGGCTTCAACACGCGGAAAGCTCAGTAGTATTCTTGTAGCAGCAGAGGGCCCCACACCCGGACGTGCCTACAAGATCGCCGAGGAGATACTTGCAAAATCAGGCCTCGACGCCAAAGTTTGTATTCTAGGGCATGTGCAAAGAGGCGGAGCTCCAACTGCACTTGATAGAAACCTGGCAACACGTTTAGGGGGCGCCGCGATTGATGCACTTCTTAATGGATATTGCGATGCAATGGCGGGAATGCAAGCTGGCGAAGTGAATATAGTTCCTTTCACAACAGTTTATTCGCAGAAAAAGCGAGTGCCAGACGATCTTCTCAAGCTACTTGAAATCGTTTCAAGCTAAGATAAAACTTTGAATTATTTCTTCCACGCAGAACTCGAACCTGAGAACCATTGGTGCTTGTGATCTTAGAGCAGCTAAAAGAAAAGAATATGGCGGTGTTTAAAGAGCTGAACACTCCGTAAGAGGCTGTTTTCTTTGTCGCCCCACTGACCGACAAAGCTAAATGTCACCTGAAATGACTCTTGAGATATTCTAGGAACTTTTCGACCCTGCCAGACAAGAACTTCCTACTAGATGTAACTGCATACACGTCACCAAAACTTTCAACTCGATGGTTTTTCAGAACTTGTACAAGGTCACCACTTTCTAGTAAGCCC
The Bdellovibrionales bacterium CG10_big_fil_rev_8_21_14_0_10_45_34 genome window above contains:
- a CDS encoding dCTP deaminase, which gives rise to MILSDEEIARNIQKGSIVIEPFDPRCLGSNSYDVHLGETLALYKEKILDSKKANSLEYFKIPAVGFVLEPNQLYLGVTQEYTETLEHVPFLEGKSSAGRLGIDIHATAGKGDVGFKNYWTLEISVKLPVRIYAGMPIGQLIYFEIKGDVNVKYDSKPSAKYNERASLPVASQMWKNF
- a CDS encoding DNA-binding protein, with the protein product MNKAELIEKIATETKSTKAHVERMLDCTIDIVRKSVKKGDEVKLVGFGTFSKAKRKARTGRNPQTGKAIKIPATWYPKFRPGAEFKNLVK
- the pfkA gene encoding 6-phosphofructokinase, giving the protein MTNQASSSIQTFDPNNLKKIGIFTSGGDAPGMNAALRSAVRSAIHRGLQVDGILQGYNGMIKEEFEPLNLRSMANIIQRGGTILRTGRSQEFLKPEVRAAAVQGLKKRKIDALVCIGGDGSFRGAHALWNEHSMPVVGIPGTIDNDIFGTDLTVGFDTAVNTALDAIDRIRDTAASHDRLFIVEVMGRDSGFIAVEVGIAGGAEEVFVPETECDLDKTILRLKQASTRGKLSSILVAAEGPTPGRAYKIAEEILAKSGLDAKVCILGHVQRGGAPTALDRNLATRLGGAAIDALLNGYCDAMAGMQAGEVNIVPFTTVYSQKKRVPDDLLKLLEIVSS